The genomic region ctttgattgtccgcgccctgtttatgaatgaagatgatgtcatttgattttcattgttgtggtgacgtcacgttttcgcggaaaagtggagggcgttcggttaatataattctcattttataacctttaaatcgcggataacttattaatgaaatcctgttagaatcgaaataatcgacgtgtaagcgttagttattgcggtaataaccaacggttcgtcgttccgatgcttgttaccGAAACCATTCGGGCTACACCCCCTAGTGGTTTAATTAgtactacgcatcggaactccaaaccgttggttatcaccgcaataaccaacgcttacacgtcgatcATTACTAAAATAAATGATCATTAAAATTACAAGTTTTATCATCATATTATCGTCACTGAATCTTAAGAGAAAGAAAGTTCAGTCAATTCACGATGTAACAATGTATTGACTCATGTCATCAATTCTATAATGGTCTGATGTTTCTTTAGATTGATTGCGGGCTTAAATCGTTTATTGATTGACAGCTGGCTATAATACAAACGATGTATCAATGTCAGAAACATGGCAAAGCATTTGGGAAACACTACATATATTCACAGCAACTTTATGTAAACAGTTTTGATATGCCAATATACATATATGAGTTTAGATTAGTGTAATCAAATCAAAAGActgttatataaacatttttatttaaaaagttgcGTTCAATCAGCGGCATATATAAGCAATTGGCCCAtggtttaataaataaataaacacaaccaGTAAAGGTTTTTGCATGAGTTAGTTCTTTAGTTAACAGCATATTTCAAACGTCAGTTTCAAATAAATATCAACGTGGAAAAACTCGACTCTCTTCCTTTCTAGTTAAATATAATTACGCGATATTATGTTATTTCTTTGTGTGTTGAATTCGAAAGCCACTGAAGTCAACAGACGTTTTTCATTtagaagttaaaaaaacaaaaacatttcgaGCTTAAATTTGAGATGTAAGTTCTTAGCTCTAAGATATCATAAATTGTATGTTCTGTTAATTGATACCAGAAGGAGCAAAATATACATTTGATATAAAAGTATTATATTTCTactgttataaaaaatattataacctCACGAACATGAGTAAATGTACGTCGTGTAAAACCATTAATATAACCAAGCATTCTCGTGGTTAGGGATGTCTTCCATAACCAAAACATTTGGTCACACTAGTACATCGAGTTCAACCGTTTATTACCGGGAACAAAGATGcctcgccataaatttgacagtCCTTGACAGCGCCAAATCAGCGCTTTCTTTGTTGTAATTTGCCTTGTTGTTCGAATTGGTGAACCCGTGACCAGCTGGGTACATGAAAAGCTCGAAATCCTTCTTGCCCTTCATGGCCGCCTCGAATGCGCGCGCATCTGCCGGCGCAGAGAAGCCGGCGATGGTGTCCAGTTCCCCGAAGTGCGCCTGGATCGGGATTATGATTGTCTTGACGTCACAACGCTCCGCCTTAGGTATGCCGTAGAATGGGGCGGCCGCCGACAGCTCCCCGACGAGCGCCGCTGATGCGATACTCAAAGCACCGCCCATGCAGTATCCGGTAACGCCTaccttttttgaaaaaaatagttgttaaataacattttatagaGCTGGTTTAGAAATGGATGGCCTCTCCATATAAAACTACTTTTAGTGTATTGACCCAAAATAGAATCCTTTTAATGGTTTTAACGCATTAAAGAATTAACGTATACGTTTGCCTTCTTAAGACGATATGATGAGAAAACCTTTCTACGCGAAcataatttatgttaaaaatatagGAATATGACCGATTTACGATTTTTCGGACTAAGACACATAAACCAAGCGcattgtaaaataacattttatttgaacaagTATTGGAAAAGAAAAGCGGAACGAGTAAAGTGGAGTAAGTTTAAtctatgcccccggatcgaatgatcgggggcatattgtttttggcctgtctgtctgtctgtcattccgtcattctgtcattctgtcccaaaactgggttaaagttttgcgatagcttttgaaatattgaacatagcaacttgatatttggcatgcatgtgtatctcatggagctgcacattttgagtggtgaaaggtcaaggccatccttcaaggtcaaaggtcaacaaaaaaactCAAAGcgacgcattagggggcattgtgtttctgacaaacacatctctttttttcaATTAACCCAACATTTTGGTCGCAAAAATCACTGGCACATGTACATTGAAGATAATATTCAAGTATGGTTATTCTTCAAACGCATTATAAAAGGAAAGAACTTAATACACTTTGAAAACACCCGGAAAATGTGAACGTTAACCTTATGCAACACGCAATTGAATATGTGAAACCAATGTATCCTTTTAAGGACATGATTCACATTAAGGTAATTAAAACCCATTACCTGACAAAATATTATTTCGCCTCAGTAAGAAAATACCAAACAATATAATTACCAACAAAACGAATTCCGTTACGTAATAAAAAAGATACCTTTCTGCACCCCTTGCCCATCAGGAACAGCGCGGCGCCTCGGATATCCTCTATAGCTCCTGCCCAGTCTAAGCTGCCACTCAGGTGCCCGGCTTCCTCGTGGTCCTTTGCAACCTTCCCGCGGTACAGGTCGGGAACCAGCGTGACGAAGTTGCCCATTTCCGCGAGTTCCTTGCCACGAGCGATGATTTGCTCGTTCATTCCCCACCATTCCTAATCatcatattaaaacaaacatgctTCATCAAAAGaagcaacaataacagcaaaaTCTATAACATCCAAATAATAACGCTTACGAATGAATCAGGCGGGCGTCCCAATTATTAATAAAGTAACGTACCAATATTTGAAGGGTAGAAACAGAACTTATGAATaaacgtaaaatttaaaatattagaTAAATAAATATCCCTTTTTTTGACCTCAACTTTGACGCCCGCAAGAAGCCAAACCTCTCCAGTGTTGTCATAACAAAAGTAGCTTCTGTGCCTGCCGCTGATGTAGAAAACCACGAATGGTCATTTTTATTAGAATATCGTGTTGAATGAAATAAGGAAAAACAACTTTTCGGGTATTAGTGTCTATCAAGTGAAAGTACCATTTTTACTTTGCAAAAGGATTTTTTTCTTGAAATCGACTCGAAAGAGATGACACAACATAAAAAATTTAAACGCAAGCTACACTGGTGTTTctggattaacccatttatgcctagcgtctagaaaaaaggccttggcaaacagcgtagaccctgacgagacgccgcataaggcggcgtctcatcagggtttgcgctgtttgcttaaagggatttctgtaagaaatattctaaatatagaaataaatatactagacatccctaattttggaaataaattgatccaattcagaaggatgggagagtccactaggcataaatgggttaatatttcaGTGTATTTATATGGCGTGTACAGAGACTACTGTACTCACCTGTAATATCACGAGGCCCATGTTGGACGTCTGTGGGTCCAGTACTCACCTGTAATACCACGATGCCCATGTTGGACGTCTGTGGGTCCAGTACTCACCTGTAATACCACGAGGCCCATGTTGGACGTCTGTGGGTCCAGTACTCACCTGTAATACCACGAGGCCCATGTTGGACTTCTGTGGGTCCAGTACTCACCTGTAATACCACGAGGCCCATGTTGGACTTCTGTGGGTGAGGCCCATGTTGGACGTCTGTGGGTCCAGTACTCACCTGTAATACCACGAGTCCCATGTTGGACGTCTGTGGGTCCAGTACTCACCTGTAATACCACGAGGCCCATGTTGGACTTCTGTGGGTCCAGTACTCACCTGTAATACCACGAGGCCCATGTTGGACGTCTGTGGGTCTCCGTGCATCATGCCCGGGCAGTCGCCGAGAGCGCTGTTAGTCTTAAATGTGACTGACGTCATATTCTGTCAGACGTGTACGAAAGAAAATagggaaataattaaaatagtaatTAAGGAATTCGCTTGAAGACAGTATGCAGGTAAAACTCTCCTCTTTATATGGATTTACCTCACATTTCCACAAGTGTTATCTCTCACAAAACGGACGATGCGATTTGTAAACAATACTAATATTAATTAGTTTAGAAGTCACTCTGCGATCGTCAATCGTAAGattaatacttttaaattgtaAAGAATTTAAGTTCAAGCGTTTTAAATGACAATAGCGCGTACGTTTAAcattaatgttgattttaatAATCAAATCGACAGCTTTAGgagttaaatacatattattaaatgTTCATGTCAAACTGTGTTCAAGTTACTTGATAAAATTATAAGTTCATAAGCAATAAAACTAAGTTTTGTAAATAAGATGTATAAAATACTGACCTGCTGATGTTAAAAATGCCGGACAGAATAACACTGTGAAACATtaccaaaaacaataaaaaggtTGAGTTGTTGCTCGTAAatctgtttaaccctttgcatgctgggaaatttgtcgtctgctaaaatgtcgtctgctgaatttctaaaattagcattttcttaattttttttcaaagaatactatcagaatagcaaacagtttggatccagatgagacgccacgttctgtggcgtctcatctggatccaaactgtttgcaaaggccttcaaaattcggttcccgcactgaaagggttaagcatcTTATATGCATCTGTTCCTCAATTGATGCTAATTTGTAATACAAGGCTTTTTTTCCATCAGTCTCAGATtgtgttcgttaattggataatTCGGTGAGGCAATATGAATCAATCAAATTACACAGCGACTCATTACGATCCATGTATAATAAAATAGAACAATTAGGTAAATACATGGATCATAACGATTTACGGtataaaactattattattatttttacgtcGTTGATAAAGTCAAATTAATGTTAAATTACATAAACAATTACTTTAACAAACTTTGTTATTCTTTAATCAAAAATAACCACCACACACGTTTTACTATACTTCGTATAGTGTACCGTTAGGGAAAATCGTCACATTATTCAAACATTTGGGTGAAACTTTATTTAGAAACGTATAATTGAACAACAAATTCGATTTAAGACATCGTAACCGGCAACTGCATCCATTTTAAGCAGTAATAACTCGATACGAATGCCTTGTTTagaaaaagtacatatttttaacaaattggtACCGCAAGGTTTTTACTATTCTGCTGAAATCTGGGGCACGTAAAAGAAAAGAATGTTATAAGAGACTacacataaaacattttaaataaatatgcgtCTACAAATCAACACATATATCAACACTGTATCATGGCGAATTACAAGAACACCCTTTTATCTGTTAAAATTGAACtactcatattttaatattgGTTTGAAAAATATCATCTACAAATGACAGTCGATTAAAAAGCGGACACAAAATTTGCATATACCACATTAATTTTACTTTACCAAATCATATTAATACCCGAGCAGTTAGGTTTAAGTTATATATGAACGGAGCAAGAAACCTTCATGGACAAGTATGTTCAAACATACACTTTCAACGATTATTTGATCATAACAAACAACACTTGTAAAGAGCGAAAGACAATTCACCATAATCCTCTACAATGTACATACTGCCGCATCAGATATACGTTCCATGCAGAACAATATCTTGATATCATTGCAACGAACACATTTGTTAAGGCCCCAACGAAATAAAATATCAgtctttataaaaaaagtaaattaattcttctgatttataaaaaaaaagtttaaaacaaaTGCTCTTAAACAGATTATCAACAATCCAAAtaggaaaaaaaacaattaagcGAGTTTAATGACATCATCGATACTTTAGCAAGAACATGCATTACTGACGCGGCGTTTAAATTAACGTTGAAATTCAAATGCCTGCGTAGTGTAGCCGAAGTAGCAGATTTTCCTATATATCCTTGGTTCAAATCAATGGCGTTCATTTATTTTTTCCCCTGGTAAGCTTCTCTACTAAAAACTAATCCATATAAAAATCTAAATTAAGTTAATGCTTTTGTTCAAAAATACCGAAATCGCTGAGCATGCCCCTTTAATATCTCAACACATGTGTATAACAGTGACCGTAGTAAATGGTTTCACGTGATGATAGGGTTTAATAATTGTTGTATGTATACACTACTATTAAAAAGAAACTAATGCAGCTATAAATTTAAAGTATACACACAACTATCAAATATATCAATAACACAGATTTTAATCTCGATAAAAACATAATGCCCTACCTGTATATCTTCAAAATCAGACGATCACATGTATTGTCaatctggatcagcagacgattaaatgcaaatatctatcttacggaggttccggagatagtcgacgTATCACGATTGAGGTTTTACGACAAACTATCACATCATGGTTATGTGTCTATTTGGCTTAAGATTATTTGCACAACGATTTCGGTCCACGACCTGTTAAATGTTGATTCAAGGACCTCATGGTTATCGCGAAATTTTAATGGGTTAAGATGTTTTAAAGCCACATGaattctcaaaatcaacgaatatttcgttaaatatttcgtaaaataaagttaaccgaTAATAAATCAGTCTTCTTgctagcaatagccaacatttcaacgctagatgatgtctggtaatatttattttgtgtatgacAATATATCATATGAGAacttcccgcgacgatatccgaaaattttacgagcgaacgcgagattggcttcgagctttcgacgctgcccgaagccatgCTACTGTTTGATcgtaaatgtatgtatatatatatatatatatatatatatatatatatatatatatatatatatatatatatatatatatatatataaattattagtATACGATTGTTAACCGGTTCCTTCAATTCAAAACGACAAAGTTTACGCCGATACTGATAcgtataatatatgttttaaatgtggATGAACTATGCTGCAAGCAATAGTGGGAATTTCCCAAAAATGCAAATACCTTTAGAATAAAACTGGGTTTTTGACTGTACAGCAGAACATTATTCGGTATTGTGTATAATCTTAATGCGTTTAGTTTTGGGCATCGCTTCTTTAGAACTttaattatagtttttttttattcatcaccGTTGTATCTTTGTTAAAACATTTATCTAGGCTCGTATATGCTCGCTTCAaatatgagccacgttctgagaaatttgggcttaatgcatgtgcgcagtgtcttcccagattagcctatgcagtccgcacaggctaatcagggacgagactttacgttttaatattatttttagtttcaaggaagtccctccttaccgaaactaaagtttaggcggaaagcgtcgtccctgattagcctgtgcagactgcacaggctaatctgggatgacactttacgcacatgcattaagcccagttttgttaGAAGAAGGCTCATATAATTATAATCGTATAAACTCGGTTTAAAGGAATATATGTAGCCATGTGTATTAAATAAAGATGAAACGTTGATGGTTTTAAAACTTATATAAAAGTTCAAAAGAAGTCATACGCTCTttttcacgccgggtatgcgaatacttcgttgacggatggcacttcactaacagagaacaacaaaagccacgcgcgagaggtgagttcttcagttcttttttgtatttatgttctgtttatttggtttttagacacagaacattgtttgggtgattcatggtatagcacttcgtattgcgaagaaagaaattcgctgaaaaacggtgaattatttaaaaaaaaaaaagacaaaattccGTCgttaatcagcatgaattgaatgatcagtacatattttaacaaaataaacatacttggaaataaatcaagaacgtgattactattcgaaataaaagatcaatatatccagtaatgttacaacatgttacattttatgttactaatgtatttgagaaaattcaaatgttttaagagtcgcatgcacatttttcatctgtacttcgtttaccgatcatctaaaaaacaatggcacttcgtttaccgacatctagacactttttttccagatataacacactcgttttttggtGAATCAAACATACAGAATTCGCCGGGGAATACTGtaaaagtaagcaggcaataaataaaaatgtatgtacttagtacgcaaataaaaaacgaattaccgaggCATGTTCTTATacctttgaaatataattatgatttggtataaatgtgaaaaataaatgtaaaacaaattggatatgtctataaatgagtaaaatctatatgaccatatattttaaattacgttctaaacggttgatctaaagcatttatctttatgtccaaatgaagttACTAAGTCTATTTACTTAtctattagatagcatgtcatgaataatcactctgcttaaactgcctctcagagattaatatcagcagcgatgcaggttcgaaattctattggaactttttggctcaatgccaataaacgaaaatagcaataaaagaacgagcggggtcgatttaatcacacgacagtggtgtaaaaagttatgcatatccgtctttgtttttaatataaacacaacacgtgctgcatatgaagttgcatataagtgacacaattatttattacaggatgagtgaatcggagcttatgaatgccgccgacggttcgttgttggacattagtttagaagAAGAATTGTGTACAAGCGAACGGTTCTCGTGTGGAATTTGTGAGGTCAGTTATGCTAGGAAAGCCTACTTGAAACGTCATTTGAAGACACATGAGGATGGATGCATAAAGTGCTCAGTGTGCACTAAGTTCTTTAAGACTGAGGAAGACAAGTTCTatcctatatagcaccctaaacttcgtttgtggggatatactaagtactgactccataatataacatttaaacattttatgtacgcattccttttttccagaatcagttgtttttacgatttaattttacccgtgtttctttaaactcaacctatacagtgatttagggtcaggtgaatcgcacttcgagcaaacgttagcgttgcgtaaagggaagtgctccctataagcagggctcaaaattaagggagttttaccattctctttaattgtgttgctacgcataagtatcgtcgtgatgatgcgattcaaataagcacaaccgacatagggttttatgaagaacaaatgtgtatttgcctcataaagaccccttcactacagttatctagagccctgctataagtaaaattaaacattatccgttgttttttcatttctctgaatctcaagttaccaataaaaaaacaagttcattatgtacacatttatttaataataaatattatcttatttgaaaattgcaattataataaacatagtataaattaatagtaatgtgatttttgaaaaatatattttcaaaatgttgcgtatgaatagccataatataaataaatgcatttaaggtagaacataaaactcagttattagagtgccggCTTTGTTggaagtctccgtaatctgaagtgccctttatcggtaaacaaagtgcctgcaactttatgtatgccacctattacaacatgcactatctttgtttatatttcattgaatactttcaaaatttcagtatttgaagtacagtgattactctacatgctggaatagcaaacaatttcttgcaataattttaagtagttttattttgttaaaatgtttactctTCATCCAGTtgatgctgttttccgatcgaattttctattttttgggcaaaactgtaccattcttccgtaaaattgtgtattcccaatacaaaaggatacaccagtTATCAACttgaccatgtgtcttgtcttaaaaactaatctttaggatataactttaaataaatcagaggaacttacctctcgcgcgtggcgtttgttgttctctgttagtgaagtgccatccgtcaacgaagtattcgcatacccggcgtgttttttaatcgtcaacATGCGGTATaattaaagaaacatattttttaaatcgtATAAATTCGCTTACAGCGTTTTAATTGTGGCATTGATATTGCATAAACTCGCTTTAAGGCCACTATTAAATATGTCTTTTCAGCTTGTATGTTTCGTATCAATGCGAACTATAAGTCTGACCACGTCATGACATATCGTCTGTTTACGTCggatacagtcgattggtgtttAGCGGATTTTATTGAGTAACGGATAGCTTAAACGTTTATTGCAAAATACtttcatttatgttaagatttatagttttctattaattgaatacaataagcctatcattgttaagtcgattcatgtttttgttgatgtgtgtcaatgtttacaactgtttcttttttcgaaagcaaaacaaggtcacgttatgtacgcaccgtttttgtgacgacaggaaaagtgcggacgaatggtttcttgaattttgcagattttgtttggtaaacataatgttcgttgatgtaatattttagtattatgtgtcctttacaaaagtaagaatgctcagaaaccaatttgatgcgtaccatataaaataagcatgaaagctgcaactcgggatttagtgaataacggacatgtggtgacccatattcaggaatgtggggattgtctcaaaataaatataaactcaattgaagctGTCcatgtggtaagcgtgtggctatgatattaataagtttttaatgtggctatgatattaataagtttttaatgaaaaacaatcaaattataacgaaaaatcgatttctctgaaaatatattttccgctatcaaatctatatatagattcaactcaaaatgacccgaatatagggtgcatcgctttgaacagcaattacttcatcaattgtgcagcgatttccatgaatttggtcttattaaacgcagaaataaatttcctttctggaaatgtacatatattgcaattattttttacaaatgctgtgtcaaatttcaataaataacacaatacacatgtaatccgataaagacctaagcgatccggtaatggctgaatcagtgtaccatgaaattcgcgctgtaaacaaataatatttttcggaaatttaaaaccgctgggaTGTTttaataggaaagacatgtgtctatctaggtttaatggtttaattactgaatgcatggtgtttacgttaaaatgagactcgaagtccttagctatccgttatacaccaatcgactgtataaAGTCGTATTTCACATAAAGTTACGAAAATGCGCAAAAATTAGGTTGTTATACAATAAATTTGAAAGTGCTTACATCTACTAACtcgaaatattgaaaaaaatcagaaatCTCGTGTAAGCAGTTTGTTTTTCACGGATGTAGTATTAATAATGTCAACGTGTCCGTAAATAATGTGAAACGTGACGATGACGTCGCATTGTACAACAATATTGacttattttaataataacaataacaattttcCAGAAcagtaaatttataaatataatactaataatgttGACTAAACATACTTCATGTTTAACACTAAAATAATGTGTCCACAAAGTCGATAAGATTAATTAACACCAAATCATTCTTTCACTCGTTTCTTAACATCCAGCCATATTCCATTTTCCGTTCTCATGACTACTGCAAGCTTCTTTCTAATGGTCTGCCCTTCCTTAACTTTGAATGTGTACCTGAAGTGGATTTACATATACTGATTATATGTACAGCAAATTATTGCCTATGCAATCTAATCGAATTACATGAACAGCAAAGTATTGCCTACGCCATCTAAATAAGTGATACATGAACGTCGGTTCTTGAAGCTTGATGGGTATCCGCCTTAGTAACCAACACGcaattatataaatacacaaatacataaatacaaaattatcGAATAGTAACACTGATCAATTATGGATTTATAAGAATAACCGTTTATGAATTACTGACGTATTTTCATGTAAGACtataacagggtgcaggatcacgtgactttttggggttccatcttttaactttaatggattttaacacgacggtaagtggttctttacttcaaataacttttttaacaagttttcttaagcATTTGAACTAGTGTATAAACGACAGGCTGTTATGCTTCTTATaataatgtgaaatacatcagaattactttatttaatgggcatgtgttcttgttaaaaaatttcatttttactgcattcatcGCACACGGTTATATTTCACGCAACGTCACCGATTTTAgatgtattcaaggatttattcttataccttaataTATCGGAAcgaactgcaagaaaaactgtcttttatgcactatagtttttttcataaatgtattttaataacttgagatatttgcaaaaataaagttcttaacggtctgataacattctgtccagcccgtgtgtaaacccctgaaaaccccgttttTTGTTCTGCACCCTGTGTACACATGGATAACGATAAACACACATTTACCCGGAATCCAGTTTGACAGTGAACATTCTTAAACAACAGTACTAAAGAAAGCATTCAACATTAACTGAAATAGTAAGTCTTTCATCAGACCAAACATTTATAATGTGCGTGACGTTATGAAATCACATATTTATAAACAGCAACTATTACCTGTTTATAAGTCGGGATAGCACAATTTTTAGTTCGTTCATGGCAAAGATTTGTCCGATGCAGTTCCTAAAAGATACAAACAGCTTTGTCATACTACATATAGGCTGTGGCTTATTGTACcggtataatataaaatatggtaGATCTATTATTAATTATAACGGATACGACATTATGTGTGTTGTGGAATAATTGCCATGTTTgaaagtcacatttttattttactgaCAAATCGTACTatatttactgtacatatttaaagttttaatcacgaaataatcatttaataaaacatttagtttttGATATTATGCGAATAGTATTCGTTAAAAAAAAGCACACTATACTAGAGCGTTACACatttaaacagatatatcaatagaaCTAACCTTTGCCCGGCACTGAATGGCAGGAAGGCATACGGGTCCATCTGTCGCGCAGTCTCCGGTTCGAATCTCTCTGGTTTGTATTCGTCATAGTCCTCACCCCAGACCGTGGCGTTGTGATGCAAGTTGTAGATATCCAGGGCTACATGGGTACCTAGGGTTGAGTGGCAGGCATTCAGTCAAAATAGCGCCATTCAAAGAAATAAATCATTTGGCCTTTTTTTTTCAGTGCATATTTGCATTATTAACTTAGTATGAGCGGAGTTTTCAGAGAGCAAAAACACATCAATGGTTGAATTATCGAGAAAAAACAGGCCTAAACCTGTTTATGAAGCCTCGAATTTCTCATAAACGCATGTCAAATTACACATAAAAAAATGACCAAAATAAATAATACGGCAGGTTATGCATACTTGCAGAGTA from Dreissena polymorpha isolate Duluth1 chromosome 5, UMN_Dpol_1.0, whole genome shotgun sequence harbors:
- the LOC127882192 gene encoding protein usf-like isoform X8, producing the protein MNEQIIARGKELAEMGNFVTLVPDLYRGKVAKDHEEAGHLSGSLDWAGAIEDIRGAALFLMGKGCRKVGVTGYCMGGALSIASAALVGELSAAAPFYGIPKAERCDVKTIIIPIQAHFGELDTIAGFSAPADARAFEAAMKGKKDFELFMYPAGHGFTNSNNKANYNKESADLALSRTVKFMARHLCSR
- the LOC127882192 gene encoding protein usf-like isoform X7, which produces MGIVVLQEWWGMNEQIIARGKELAEMGNFVTLVPDLYRGKVAKDHEEAGHLSGSLDWAGAIEDIRGAALFLMGKGCRKVGVTGYCMGGALSIASAALVGELSAAAPFYGIPKAERCDVKTIIIPIQAHFGELDTIAGFSAPADARAFEAAMKGKKDFELFMYPAGHGFTNSNNKANYNKESADLALSRTVKFMARHLCSR
- the LOC127882192 gene encoding protein usf-like isoform X3 — translated: MGLVVLQEWWGMNEQIIARGKELAEMGNFVTLVPDLYRGKVAKDHEEAGHLSGSLDWAGAIEDIRGAALFLMGKGCRKVGVTGYCMGGALSIASAALVGELSAAAPFYGIPKAERCDVKTIIIPIQAHFGELDTIAGFSAPADARAFEAAMKGKKDFELFMYPAGHGFTNSNNKANYNKESADLALSRTVKFMARHLCSR
- the LOC127882192 gene encoding protein usf-like isoform X6, which encodes MGLVVLQEWWGMNEQIIARGKELAEMGNFVTLVPDLYRGKVAKDHEEAGHLSGSLDWAGAIEDIRGAALFLMGKGCRKVGVTGYCMGGALSIASAALVGELSAAAPFYGIPKAERCDVKTIIIPIQAHFGELDTIAGFSAPADARAFEAAMKGKKDFELFMYPAGHGFTNSNNKANYNKESADLALSRTVKFMARHLCSR
- the LOC127882192 gene encoding protein usf-like isoform X1; the protein is MTSVTFKTNSALGDCPGMMHGDPQTSNMGLVVLQEWWGMNEQIIARGKELAEMGNFVTLVPDLYRGKVAKDHEEAGHLSGSLDWAGAIEDIRGAALFLMGKGCRKVGVTGYCMGGALSIASAALVGELSAAAPFYGIPKAERCDVKTIIIPIQAHFGELDTIAGFSAPADARAFEAAMKGKKDFELFMYPAGHGFTNSNNKANYNKESADLALSRTVKFMARHLCSR